A genomic region of Cannabis sativa cultivar Pink pepper isolate KNU-18-1 chromosome 1, ASM2916894v1, whole genome shotgun sequence contains the following coding sequences:
- the LOC115705841 gene encoding spindle and kinetochore-associated protein 1 homolog produces the protein MDSKKAGASLDSLISAFNARIAELQELVIARNMYPASTVTDLTAVDAALKAMEFQVQNIKARVRDETLAIPKAKKLIDASLKQQKKLQSMSGFVPSHSHIPERTSNMNLDSNIRLQSEYSKLDAYFGSLKLEEEPPAPAKEKKGRSPPPLWFITDDELDSLSSYMKGRLTLDKVNAAISDMASYAEANAQIIAAPKKKLAENLWEKALELRDIATTEAVKGKHFFLESDIKGPALKLDNTGKAIITVLRHLGRISETRIGHNRVMILLKPH, from the exons ATGGATTCCAAGAAAGCAGGGGCCTCATTGGACTCATTGATCTCAGCCTTTAATGCTCGAATTGCAGAGCTTCAAGAGCTCGTCATTGCACGAAACA TGTACCCAGCCAGCACCGTCACCGACTTGACAGCAGTCGACGCTGCTTTGAAGGCCATGGAGTTTCAGGTGCAGAACATTAAGGCCCGGGTGCGCGACGAAACCCTAGCTATACCCAAAGCTAAA AAATTGATTGATGCCTCGCTGAAGCAGCAGAAGAAGTTGCAGAGTATGTCTGGTTTTGTTCCCTCACATTCACATATTCCTGAAAGAACGTCAAATATGAATCTGGACAGTAATATACG GTTGCAGTCAGAATACTCTAAACTGGATGCTTATTTTGGTTCCTTGAAGCTTGAAGAAGAGCCTCCAGCTCCAGCCAAG GAGAAAAAGGGTCGTTCCCCTCCACCATTGTGGTTTATAACAGACGATGAGCTCGATTCCTTATCCTC ATATATGAAAGGAAGGCTTACTCTTGATAAGGTCAATGCAGCAATCAGTGACATGGCATCATATGCTGAGGCCAATGCTCAGATTATAGCTGCTCCAAAAAAGAAG TTGGCAGAGAATCTTTGGGAAAAAGCCTTG GAACTAAGAGATATTGCAACTACAGAAGCAGTAAAGGGAAAACACTTCTTTCTTGAAAGTGACATAAAAGGACCAGCACTGAAGCTTGACAACACTGGAAAAGCTATTATAACT GTTCTTCGCCATCTTGGTCGTATAAGTGAGACGCGTATTGGGCATAACCGTGTGATGATTCTCTTGAAGCCCCACTGA
- the LOC115705843 gene encoding lipid transfer protein EARLI 1 yields MASTMATTAFLLSLNLLFFTLVSSTYCPPPKPKPSPLKPSPPMPTPPSPGSKSSCPKDTLKLGVCADLLNGLVNIVVGTPSATPCCSLLQGLADLDAAVCLCTAIKAQVLGINLNVPVSLSLLLNQCGKKSPKGFKCA; encoded by the coding sequence ATGGCTTCTACTATGGCAACTACTGCTTTTCTTTTGTCCCTCAATCTTCTTTTCTTCACACTGGTCAGTTCAACTTACTGCCCACCACCAAAACCAAAGCCTTCTCCACTAAAGCCATCCCCACCGATGCCTACTCCACCAAGCCCTGGCTctaagagtagttgcccaaaggACACCCTTAAGTTGGGGGTATGTGCTGACTTGCTAAATGGATTAGTAAACATTGTTGTGGGAACCCCATCAGCCACCCCATGCTGCTCCCTTCTCCAAGGTCTTGCTGATCTTGATGCTGCCGTTTGCCTTTGCACTGCTATTAAGGCCCAAGTTTTGGGAATCAACCTTAATGTCCCTGTCTCATTGAGCTTGCTCTTGAACCAATGTGGCAAGAAGTCCCCTAAAGGCTTCAAATGTGCATAA
- the LOC115705840 gene encoding putative lipid-binding protein At4g00165, with amino-acid sequence MATRGFIVMFFFIVFNFVLFSCVASNKVPCPPKGTPSPADVPMTKGKCPKDTLKFGVCGSWLGLVTEVIGTKPSEECCTVIKGLADLEAALCLCTAIKANVLGLVKVKVPIAISLLVNSCGKKVPEGFVCA; translated from the coding sequence atggccaCTCGAGGTTTCATTGTTATGttcttttttattgtgtttAACTTTGTGCTGTTCAGTTGTGTTGCCTCTAATAAGGTCCCATGCCCTCCAAAGGGGACTCCTTCCCCTGCAGACGTCCCTATGACCAAAGGCAAATGCCCCAAAGATACCCTCAAATTTGGGGTTTGCGGTAGCTGGCTGGGGCTGGTTACTGAGGTCATTGGGACTAAACCCAGTGAGGAATGTTGTACTGTGATTAAGGGTCTGGCAGATCTTGAAGCTGCATTGTGTCTTTGCACTGCAATTAAGGCCAACGTTCTGGGACTTGTCAAAGTCAAGGTGCCTATTGCTATCAGTCTACTAGTCAACTCATGCGGAAAGAAAGTTCCAGAAGGATTTGTTTGTGCTTAG
- the LOC115708261 gene encoding vesicle-associated protein 1-3, with protein sequence MSTGDLLNVHPSELRFPFELKKQSSCSMQLINKTDKHVAFKVKTTNPKKYCVRPNAGIVLPGDSCNVTVTMQAQKEAPLDMQCKDKFLLQSVYAPEAATAKDITSELFNKENGKVVEEFKLRVVYIPANPPSPVPEESDEESPPSALATQNGRQRSSSFDAVSKSLELPKQKSSEAWLMISRLTEEKASALQENQRLHQELELARKGLNKGVVGGFSLLFAGLVGLLGVLIGYLIKRS encoded by the exons ATGAGTACTGGAGATCTTCTCAATGTCCACCCTTCGGAGCTCAGATTCCCTT TTGAATTGAAGAAGCAGAGCTCATGTTCTATGCAGTTGATCAACAAGACAGATAAGCATGTGGCTTTCAAG GTTAAAACAACCAATCCTAAGAAATACTGTGTTCGACCCAATGCTGGAATCGTTTTGCCTGGTGATTCATGCAATGTAACTG TGACAATGCAAGCCCAAAAAGAGGCTCCTCTAGATATGCAGTGTAAGGACAAATTTCTCCTTCAAAGTGTTTATGCACCAGAAGCTGCAACAGCGAAGGACATAACTTCGGAACTG TTTAACAAGGAGAATGGGAAAGTTGTGGAGGAGTTCAAGTTGCGCGTGGTTTACATTCCTGCAAATCCTCCGTCTCCTGTTCCTGAAGAATCAGATGAAGAGTCTCCTCCCAGTGCTCTTGCAACACAAAATGGGAGGCAAAGATCATCATCGTTTGATGCC GTATCGAAATCTCTTGAGTTGCCCAAACAGAAATCATCAGAG GCATGGTTGATGATCTCTAGGTTGACTGAGGAGAAAGCTTCTGCTTTGCAAGAGAATCAGCGGCTCCATCAAGAACTG GAACTGGCTAGGAAAGGCTTGAACAAGGGTGTAGTGGGTGGAttttctttgttatttgctgGCCTTGTTGGTCTATTGGGTGTGTTAATTGGCTACCTCATCAAGAGATCATAG